One genomic region from Anabaena sp. PCC 7108 encodes:
- a CDS encoding DUF433 domain-containing protein, whose product MNELLTRITQIPGQCGGRPCIRGMRIRVSDILEMLAENVSVSEILEDFPDLEPEDIQACLVFAARRTEFVRLTA is encoded by the coding sequence ATGAACGAACTATTAACTCGTATTACACAAATACCTGGTCAATGTGGTGGTCGTCCTTGCATTCGCGGAATGAGAATTAGAGTTAGCGATATTTTAGAAATGTTAGCGGAAAATGTCAGCGTTAGCGAAATTTTAGAAGACTTTCCTGATTTAGAACCGGAAGATATCCAAGCTTGTCTTGTGTTTGCTGCACGACGGACTGAATTTGTGCGTTTGACAGCATGA
- a CDS encoding PCP reductase family protein, whose protein sequence is MSEQIKWTAESEEKIKEIPFFIRPFARKKIETYAQDNSISLITLEIYEQVKQQFNKKFD, encoded by the coding sequence ATGAGTGAACAAATTAAATGGACTGCTGAATCAGAAGAGAAAATAAAAGAAATCCCTTTCTTTATTCGTCCCTTTGCTCGGAAGAAGATTGAAACCTATGCTCAAGATAATAGTATATCTCTCATAACTCTGGAAATTTATGAACAGGTTAAGCAACAATTTAATAAAAAATTTGACTAA
- a CDS encoding transposase — MKLARLEEFRQAAYQHLGKAKDATFELTDAILLTRNVYCLAELSLSPVFRRKWPSIYEALQDSRPQRQKLMQLYIKQIPTVERPLLAGDHTNWSRPDAVKLKERTYQHSGTSIAGNKPITVGQGYSTIAWIPEKEGSWALPLRHERITSAESPISKAIWQLKQVCKYFPTRPISVWDSEYGCAPFVLKTASIPADILVRLRSNLCLWGEPGAYSGKGRPKKHVQEGRRQRAEGRRNQLERDCDPSQSEAPKFSIWEGLHTLTPFSRGQRRHSFCLLPPALCLYR, encoded by the coding sequence ATGAAACTTGCCAGATTAGAAGAATTCCGTCAAGCAGCCTACCAACATTTAGGCAAAGCGAAAGACGCTACCTTTGAATTGACAGATGCGATATTACTGACTCGAAATGTTTATTGCCTAGCAGAGTTGTCCTTATCGCCAGTATTTAGACGCAAGTGGCCAAGCATCTATGAGGCGCTACAAGATAGCAGACCACAGCGACAGAAATTGATGCAGCTATATATCAAACAGATACCAACTGTGGAGCGACCTCTATTGGCAGGAGATCATACGAACTGGTCACGACCAGATGCAGTCAAACTCAAAGAAAGAACTTATCAACATAGTGGCACATCCATCGCCGGAAATAAACCAATAACTGTAGGACAGGGATATAGCACAATAGCCTGGATACCAGAAAAAGAGGGGAGTTGGGCATTACCTTTAAGACATGAAAGAATCACAAGTGCCGAAAGTCCAATTAGCAAAGCAATTTGGCAACTCAAACAGGTGTGTAAATATTTTCCTACTAGACCAATTTCCGTTTGGGATAGTGAATACGGTTGTGCGCCGTTTGTCTTAAAAACTGCCAGTATTCCCGCAGATATTCTGGTTCGGTTGCGTTCAAATTTGTGTTTATGGGGTGAACCGGGAGCTTATTCTGGTAAGGGACGACCCAAAAAACATGTTCAAGAAGGCAGGAGGCAGAGGGCAGAGGGCAGAAGGAACCAATTGGAAAGGGATTGTGACCCCTCCCAATCGGAAGCTCCCAAATTTTCGATTTGGGAGGGGCTTCATACCCTTACTCCTTTCAGTCGTGGGCAGAGGAGACATTCCTTCTGCCTCCTGCCTCCTGCCCTCTGCCTTTACCGGTGA
- a CDS encoding glycoside hydrolase family 15 protein, with translation MKILGQKTAFGSPGIDPRWTHANKDGVGTAYSTSSHVWFTVWNGVITEVYYPTVDRPQIRDLQYLISDGKSFFHEEKRHLQSITEPLCTNSLGYRITNSDPQGRYAVIKEVIADPHLSCILQHTKITGESEFISQLQLYALCAPHLEVGGRGNNGYAVEVAGHRILTAEKGGTWLAVVATIPFTRLSCGYVGESDGWTDLADNFQMDWEFDSAVDGNLALTGELNLDSTKEFTLGLAFGTTFHNAISTLFQSLNIPFSEQKQHYIKQWKLSRDNIKPLENLSCDHGELYHNSISLLLAHEDKTYPGALIASLAIPWGEAKDDQDRGGYHLVWTRDMVSSVAGLVAAGEIDTAARSLIYLATSQQEDGGFAQNFWVDGEPYWQGIQLDEVAFPILLAWLLHQQNTCLNFDIYPMILRAAGYLIRHSPVTQQERWEECSGYSPSTLACNIAGLICAAQFARERGDETTATFIDWSLD, from the coding sequence ATGAAAATTCTTGGACAAAAAACGGCTTTTGGCTCACCAGGCATTGATCCGCGCTGGACTCATGCCAATAAAGATGGAGTCGGAACAGCTTACTCTACCTCCAGTCACGTTTGGTTTACTGTTTGGAACGGTGTGATTACTGAAGTTTACTATCCCACAGTAGACAGACCCCAAATTCGAGATTTGCAATACCTAATTTCTGATGGCAAAAGCTTTTTTCACGAAGAGAAACGCCATCTTCAATCAATCACAGAACCTCTATGCACTAATAGTTTAGGATACCGAATCACTAATTCTGATCCTCAAGGACGTTATGCTGTCATTAAAGAAGTGATTGCCGACCCCCATTTATCCTGCATTTTACAACACACAAAAATCACAGGAGAGAGTGAGTTTATTTCCCAACTCCAGTTATACGCTTTGTGTGCGCCACATTTGGAAGTTGGAGGTAGAGGTAATAATGGTTACGCTGTAGAAGTTGCTGGACATCGAATCCTGACAGCTGAGAAAGGGGGTACATGGTTAGCAGTAGTGGCAACAATTCCCTTTACCCGTCTTTCTTGTGGCTACGTTGGTGAAAGTGATGGTTGGACAGATTTAGCTGATAATTTTCAGATGGATTGGGAGTTTGATAGCGCTGTAGATGGCAACCTGGCTCTGACTGGAGAACTAAATTTAGATAGCACTAAAGAGTTTACTTTAGGATTGGCATTTGGAACAACATTTCACAATGCCATATCTACATTATTTCAATCACTCAATATTCCTTTCTCAGAACAGAAGCAACACTATATTAAACAGTGGAAGCTATCGCGCGATAATATCAAACCATTAGAGAATCTTTCCTGTGATCATGGCGAGTTGTATCACAACAGCATTAGTTTATTGTTAGCACATGAAGACAAAACTTATCCTGGTGCTTTAATCGCTTCCCTGGCTATCCCTTGGGGTGAAGCCAAAGACGACCAAGATCGAGGAGGATATCACCTTGTCTGGACGCGGGATATGGTCAGTAGTGTAGCAGGTTTAGTGGCGGCTGGGGAAATTGATACGGCAGCGCGATCGCTCATTTATCTGGCCACCAGTCAGCAGGAAGACGGCGGTTTTGCCCAAAATTTCTGGGTTGATGGTGAACCTTACTGGCAAGGTATTCAACTGGATGAAGTGGCATTTCCTATTTTATTAGCATGGCTATTACACCAGCAAAATACTTGCTTAAACTTTGATATTTATCCCATGATTTTACGGGCGGCGGGTTATTTAATTCGTCATAGTCCTGTTACCCAACAAGAACGATGGGAGGAATGTAGTGGTTATTCACCTTCTACCCTAGCTTGTAACATTGCTGGCTTAATCTGCGCTGCTCAATTTGCGCGTGAACGTGGGGATGAAACAACAGCAACTTTTATAGACTGGAGTTTAGACTAA
- a CDS encoding cation diffusion facilitator family transporter: KTIFAAMGANLAIAITKFIAAFITNSSAMISEGIHSLVDTTDQLLLLLGISMSQKPADDSHPFGYGQELYFWTFIVAIFIFSIGGGMSIYQGITHLINPSPLENPIWNYIVLAIAIFFEGFSWTIALKEFLPTKGKQNFWQAVRNSKDPTVFTILFEDSAAILGLLVALIGIFLGHLFDNVYFDGK, translated from the coding sequence GAAAACAATCTTTGCTGCAATGGGAGCTAACTTAGCAATCGCTATTACTAAATTTATTGCTGCTTTCATTACCAATAGTTCAGCGATGATCTCTGAGGGTATTCATTCACTAGTAGATACTACAGATCAATTATTACTTCTGCTAGGAATTAGCATGAGTCAAAAACCAGCAGATGATAGTCATCCTTTTGGTTATGGTCAAGAACTTTATTTCTGGACTTTCATTGTTGCTATCTTCATCTTTTCTATTGGTGGCGGGATGTCCATTTATCAAGGAATTACTCATTTAATAAATCCTAGTCCTTTAGAAAACCCCATCTGGAATTATATTGTCTTAGCTATCGCAATATTCTTTGAAGGCTTTTCTTGGACTATAGCTTTAAAAGAGTTTTTGCCAACCAAGGGTAAACAAAATTTCTGGCAAGCAGTTAGAAACAGTAAAGATCCGACAGTATTCACGATCTTATTTGAAGATTCTGCCGCAATTTTAGGTTTACTTGTCGCTTTGATCGGCATCTTTTTAGGTCATTTATTTGATAATGTTTATTTCGATGGTAAGTAG
- a CDS encoding cation diffusion facilitator family transporter: MATDSSQKTIFAAMGANLAIAITKFIAAFITNSSAMISEGIHSLVDTTDQLLLLLGISMSQKPADDSHPFGYGQELYFWTFIVAIFIFSIGGGMSIYQGITHLINPSPLENPIWNYIVLAIAIFFEGFSWTIALKEFLPTKGKQNFWQAVRNSKDPTVFTILFEDSAAILGLLVALIGIFLGHLFDNVYFDGK; encoded by the coding sequence ATGGCCACTGATTCATCTCAGAAAACAATCTTTGCTGCAATGGGAGCTAACTTAGCAATCGCTATTACTAAATTTATTGCTGCTTTCATTACCAATAGTTCAGCGATGATCTCTGAGGGTATTCATTCACTAGTAGATACTACAGATCAATTATTACTTCTGCTAGGAATTAGCATGAGTCAAAAACCAGCAGATGATAGTCATCCTTTTGGTTATGGTCAAGAACTTTATTTCTGGACTTTCATTGTTGCTATCTTCATCTTTTCTATTGGTGGCGGGATGTCCATTTATCAAGGAATTACTCATTTAATAAATCCTAGTCCTTTAGAAAACCCCATCTGGAATTATATTGTCTTAGCTATCGCAATATTCTTTGAAGGCTTTTCTTGGACTATAGCTTTAAAAGAGTTTTTGCCAACCAAGGGTAAACAAAATTTCTGGCAAGCAGTTAGAAACAGTAAAGATCCGACAGTATTCACGATCTTATTTGAAGATTCTGCCGCAATTTTAGGTTTACTTGTCGCTTTGATCGGCATCTTTTTAGGTCATTTATTTGATAATGTTTATTTCGATGGTAAGTAG
- a CDS encoding SDR family oxidoreductase, protein MSYSPYLLKGQKALVTGASSGIGEAIARLLAESGAAVAINYHSEAEEAQKIVDDIQAANGQAFSIQADVSHENQVKAMFSQTLQQFGTIDILVNNAGLQKDSPFVDMSLEQWNAVIGVNLTGQFLCAREAAKEFLRRGVQPHISSAAGKIICISSVHEVIPWAGHVNYAASKGGINMMMRSIAQELAPHKIRVNSIAPGAIKTPINKSAWDNPQAEAKLLQLIPAKRVGDVIDIAKAVVWLAADDSDYVNGATLFVDGGMTLYPGFTENG, encoded by the coding sequence ATGAGCTATTCTCCTTACCTCCTCAAAGGTCAAAAAGCCCTTGTAACAGGTGCTAGTTCCGGTATTGGTGAAGCTATAGCTCGTCTTTTGGCTGAGTCAGGTGCAGCAGTAGCGATTAACTATCATTCTGAAGCTGAAGAAGCGCAAAAAATTGTCGATGATATTCAGGCTGCAAACGGTCAAGCTTTTTCTATTCAGGCTGATGTCAGTCATGAAAACCAAGTCAAGGCCATGTTTAGTCAAACACTCCAGCAATTTGGAACTATTGACATATTAGTAAACAACGCAGGTTTGCAAAAAGATTCACCTTTTGTAGATATGAGTCTTGAGCAATGGAATGCAGTTATTGGGGTGAACTTGACCGGACAATTTTTGTGTGCGCGGGAAGCAGCAAAAGAATTTTTGCGTCGAGGTGTACAGCCACATATTTCATCAGCCGCAGGTAAGATTATTTGTATTAGTTCAGTGCATGAAGTTATTCCTTGGGCGGGTCATGTCAATTATGCCGCTAGTAAAGGTGGTATTAATATGATGATGCGAAGTATTGCCCAAGAACTTGCTCCCCACAAAATTCGCGTTAATAGTATTGCTCCCGGTGCAATCAAAACTCCCATTAATAAATCAGCTTGGGATAATCCACAAGCAGAGGCAAAATTACTGCAACTTATTCCTGCAAAACGAGTTGGTGATGTTATAGACATCGCCAAAGCAGTAGTTTGGTTAGCTGCTGATGACTCTGATTATGTGAATGGGGCAACACTATTTGTAGATGGTGGTATGACCTTGTATCCAGGATTTACAGAAAATGGTTAA
- a CDS encoding DUF2231 domain-containing protein, producing MPALPLNNQNLPYPDPIHPIIVHFVIAMVLFSFFCDVVGYFTQNVRLLEVSFWNMFVAAGAIFLAVIFGQLEAGLAQVYEAAKPTLNFHTFMGWLLAVLVAVVTGWRFGIRNRNPLKIPPAYLGVATFLICLIFLQMYLGSKLFWVYGFHVEPVIEAMKQGISP from the coding sequence ATGCCTGCGCTACCTCTCAATAACCAAAATCTGCCATACCCTGACCCTATACATCCCATCATCGTCCACTTTGTAATTGCGATGGTGTTATTTTCGTTTTTCTGCGACGTAGTGGGCTATTTTACCCAAAATGTGCGTTTGTTAGAAGTCAGTTTTTGGAATATGTTTGTCGCTGCGGGAGCTATTTTCCTAGCAGTTATATTTGGTCAATTGGAAGCAGGTCTAGCACAAGTTTATGAAGCAGCCAAGCCAACACTAAATTTTCACACATTCATGGGATGGTTGCTGGCAGTACTTGTGGCTGTTGTCACAGGTTGGCGGTTTGGAATTCGCAATCGCAATCCCTTAAAAATACCACCTGCTTATCTTGGTGTAGCCACATTTTTGATTTGTCTGATTTTCTTGCAAATGTATCTAGGCAGTAAACTATTTTGGGTATATGGGTTTCATGTCGAGCCTGTTATTGAAGCCATGAAACAAGGAATTTCGCCATGA
- a CDS encoding DUF2231 domain-containing protein codes for MNSQLIDQFGLQFGANRLPYEIPIHPQLVHLTLGLFIIGILFDIAGAIFPIERPIFKFLSLPVIRSSFFDVGWYNLLGASVITFFTVAFGFFELLLANPPVNQKSDWGLNASWTMLLHGLGGILLLGIIVAMTVWRGWQRYRWRKNAARQVQWSYLLVGIAMFGILYVHGTLGGQLGEQFGIHVTAAKLIREGGNPNLLLK; via the coding sequence ATGAACTCCCAGCTAATTGACCAGTTCGGGTTGCAGTTCGGTGCTAACAGACTACCTTACGAAATTCCCATCCATCCCCAGTTGGTGCATCTGACATTGGGTTTATTTATTATCGGGATTTTATTTGACATAGCCGGAGCGATTTTCCCCATAGAACGACCTATCTTCAAATTTTTGTCTCTTCCTGTGATTCGTTCTAGCTTCTTCGATGTTGGTTGGTACAACTTATTAGGAGCATCTGTGATCACATTTTTCACTGTCGCATTTGGGTTTTTTGAGCTACTACTGGCGAACCCACCAGTTAATCAAAAGAGTGACTGGGGATTGAATGCTAGTTGGACGATGTTATTGCATGGTTTAGGCGGTATTTTACTGTTGGGAATCATTGTGGCGATGACGGTATGGAGAGGTTGGCAACGTTATCGTTGGCGCAAGAATGCTGCTAGACAAGTGCAGTGGAGTTACTTGTTGGTGGGTATAGCAATGTTCGGTATTTTGTATGTTCACGGAACTTTAGGGGGACAACTGGGAGAACAGTTTGGGATTCATGTTACTGCGGCTAAGTTAATCCGAGAAGGTGGAAACCCAAATTTACTACTCAAATAG
- a CDS encoding cytochrome c oxidase subunit II, giving the protein MWRFLEYLLIAGCIAVLLVVSHWLGQQAYTWMPAEATAEAQKVDSLFSFLVSVGAFIFLGVVGMMAYSVLFFRAPQEDYTEGHPSRGDVRLEILWTAIPTLLVMWIAFQGFNIYQQLNILGLRQIVHLHTPLESQPANAAQINNIPTPADEIIEVFVKQWAWSFRYANHVTSNELHLPVNRRTRLNMHAQEVIHGFYVPEFRLKQDIIPGRDIDLVVTPIRPGKYKLKDSQFSGTYFALMDADVYVEPIEKYHQWLTQVASQSINTNNQAVAEYTQPPKTLFKTSWYTVTPAQTAVANERKNNNDT; this is encoded by the coding sequence ATGTGGAGATTTTTAGAATATTTACTCATAGCTGGTTGTATTGCCGTGTTGCTCGTTGTCAGTCATTGGCTTGGACAACAAGCTTATACTTGGATGCCCGCTGAAGCGACAGCAGAAGCACAAAAGGTAGATAGTTTGTTTAGCTTTTTAGTCTCAGTGGGCGCGTTTATCTTCTTGGGAGTTGTGGGTATGATGGCATATTCGGTACTTTTTTTCCGCGCCCCCCAGGAAGACTACACAGAAGGTCATCCCTCCAGAGGTGATGTCAGACTAGAAATTCTCTGGACAGCAATTCCCACTTTGTTAGTGATGTGGATTGCTTTTCAAGGCTTCAATATTTATCAGCAATTAAATATTTTAGGTTTGCGGCAAATCGTGCATTTGCATACACCTCTAGAATCTCAACCAGCTAATGCTGCTCAAATTAACAATATTCCCACACCAGCAGATGAAATTATTGAAGTTTTTGTTAAGCAGTGGGCTTGGTCTTTTCGCTATGCCAATCATGTCACAAGTAATGAATTACACCTGCCTGTTAATCGTCGCACCCGTTTAAATATGCACGCCCAAGAAGTGATTCACGGGTTCTACGTGCCTGAATTTCGCTTAAAGCAAGATATCATCCCTGGGCGGGACATTGACCTGGTAGTTACACCCATTCGCCCTGGTAAATACAAACTAAAAGATTCTCAATTTAGTGGGACTTACTTTGCCTTAATGGATGCGGATGTATACGTTGAACCGATTGAGAAATATCACCAATGGCTCACTCAAGTAGCTAGTCAATCAATAAATACAAACAATCAGGCTGTGGCTGAATATACCCAACCGCCGAAAACATTATTTAAAACTAGCTGGTACACTGTCACACCCGCGCAAACAGCCGTTGCTAATGAGAGGAAGAATAATAATGACACATGA
- a CDS encoding cbb3-type cytochrome c oxidase subunit I — protein MTHDAEANITTVPTGENSPNEIVNNWRQYFSFSTDHKVIGVQYMITTFIFFLIGGLLAMLIRAELLTPELNVVDRPLYNSLFSMHGTIMIFLWIIPFNAGISNYLVPLMIGARDMAFPLLNAISFWMIPPAGILLISSFLLPNGPAKAGWWSYPPVSLQFPPGQPFNGELFWIVSLLLIGISSIMGAVNFVTTIFWMRCPGMTFFRMPVFVWSVLSAQLLQLINLPSLTGALVLLLFDLAFGTQFFKPLENGDPILYQHLFWFYSHPAVYIMALPAFGIFAEVLPAFARNPLFGYRSLALASLGIALVSIFVWVHHMFTSATPGWMRMTFMVTSMLVAIPTGVKAFGWTATVWKSKLHLKTPMLFAMGGAAMFIFGGVTGVMLAATPFDIHVNNTYFVVGHFHYIVFNTITMAIFAAIYFWFPKITGKMYAEGWGKVHFLLTFIGANLTFFPMHPLGLQGMVRRISSYDPQYQGWNAIASLGGFLLGVSILPFIANMVGSWLYGTRAVNNPWHATGLEWTTTSPPPQENFAEIPIVRRPPYDYGDPKYSVIENSDNGESTE, from the coding sequence ATGACACATGATGCTGAGGCAAATATTACTACTGTCCCTACTGGAGAAAATTCACCTAACGAGATTGTTAATAACTGGCGACAATATTTCAGCTTCAGCACCGATCATAAAGTTATCGGTGTGCAGTACATGATCACGACCTTTATTTTCTTCTTGATTGGCGGTTTGTTAGCCATGCTGATTCGGGCGGAACTGCTGACTCCTGAATTAAATGTCGTTGACCGTCCCCTGTACAACAGCTTATTTTCTATGCACGGGACAATCATGATTTTCCTATGGATTATCCCCTTCAATGCAGGTATTTCTAACTACCTAGTACCTCTGATGATTGGAGCGCGAGATATGGCGTTTCCGCTGCTGAATGCCATTTCTTTTTGGATGATTCCACCTGCGGGGATTTTGTTAATCTCTAGCTTTTTGTTACCTAATGGACCTGCTAAGGCTGGTTGGTGGTCTTATCCTCCAGTCAGTTTACAATTTCCGCCCGGTCAACCTTTTAATGGTGAGTTGTTTTGGATTGTCAGTTTGTTACTAATTGGCATTTCTTCCATTATGGGGGCAGTTAATTTTGTAACAACGATCTTTTGGATGCGTTGCCCTGGGATGACTTTTTTTCGGATGCCTGTGTTTGTTTGGTCAGTTCTCAGCGCCCAGTTATTGCAGTTAATTAATTTGCCTTCTTTGACTGGTGCATTGGTCTTGCTGTTATTTGACTTGGCTTTCGGTACACAATTTTTCAAACCTTTGGAAAATGGCGACCCTATCCTTTACCAGCATCTCTTCTGGTTTTACTCCCATCCTGCCGTTTATATCATGGCGTTGCCAGCTTTTGGTATTTTTGCGGAAGTATTGCCAGCTTTTGCGCGGAATCCTCTATTTGGCTATCGCTCTTTAGCTCTGGCTTCTTTAGGCATTGCTTTGGTAAGCATTTTCGTTTGGGTACATCATATGTTTACCAGTGCTACTCCTGGCTGGATGCGAATGACTTTTATGGTGACATCAATGTTAGTTGCTATACCCACAGGTGTGAAGGCATTTGGCTGGACGGCTACAGTGTGGAAGAGTAAGCTGCATTTGAAAACACCGATGCTGTTTGCTATGGGAGGTGCAGCGATGTTTATTTTTGGGGGTGTTACTGGTGTGATGTTGGCTGCCACACCTTTCGATATTCACGTTAATAATACTTACTTTGTGGTGGGACATTTTCACTATATTGTCTTCAACACGATCACAATGGCAATTTTTGCCGCCATTTACTTTTGGTTTCCGAAAATCACTGGCAAAATGTACGCCGAAGGTTGGGGTAAAGTGCATTTTCTGTTGACATTTATCGGTGCAAACCTGACTTTTTTCCCTATGCACCCTTTAGGTTTACAGGGGATGGTGCGGCGGATTTCCTCTTATGATCCACAGTATCAGGGATGGAATGCGATCGCTAGTCTGGGAGGTTTTTTGCTGGGAGTATCTATCCTCCCCTTTATTGCGAATATGGTGGGTTCTTGGCTATATGGGACAAGGGCAGTCAACAATCCTTGGCACGCTACGGGATTGGAATGGACTACTACCTCACCACCACCGCAAGAAAACTTTGCAGAGATTCCTATTGTCAGAAGACCTCCTTATGATTACGGTGATCCTAAATACTCGGTTATAGAAAATTCTGACAATGGTGAGTCAACGGAATAA
- a CDS encoding heme-copper oxidase subunit III: MTRRVIHIDESPIRFERWLRYLPHWLQRFLPSGGGNFEDHHGKGMFGFSIFLLSESLVFLSFILTYIALRLTHSKNWLPPGVSGPELSIFVIINTVVLLSSSFVIQPAENALKGGRLNKFRWLWLLTIIMGSYFLVGQIIEWHKLDFKLTTGLVGSTFYLLTGFHGLHVLTGVILQIIMLVRSFLRGNYEKGHFGASATTLFWHFVDVVWVFLFSLLYLWRT; encoded by the coding sequence ATGACCCGTCGCGTCATTCATATAGATGAAAGTCCTATCCGTTTTGAACGGTGGCTAAGATATTTACCACATTGGTTACAACGCTTTTTGCCCAGTGGTGGCGGAAATTTTGAAGACCATCATGGCAAAGGGATGTTTGGGTTTAGCATCTTCTTACTATCAGAAAGTTTAGTCTTTTTGAGTTTTATTTTGACATATATTGCTCTGCGGTTGACGCACTCAAAAAATTGGCTGCCACCTGGTGTTTCTGGTCCTGAATTGTCGATTTTTGTGATTATTAATACGGTGGTATTGCTTTCTAGTAGTTTTGTCATTCAACCCGCAGAAAATGCTCTTAAAGGAGGTAGACTTAATAAATTTCGGTGGCTGTGGTTGCTGACAATTATCATGGGCAGTTACTTCTTAGTTGGTCAAATCATTGAGTGGCACAAACTTGATTTTAAGCTCACTACTGGTTTAGTTGGTTCAACATTTTATCTATTAACAGGTTTCCACGGTCTGCACGTTCTCACTGGTGTGATTCTCCAGATAATTATGCTTGTCCGTTCTTTCCTTCGAGGTAACTATGAAAAAGGTCATTTCGGTGCAAGTGCAACTACTTTATTTTGGCATTTTGTTGATGTTGTTTGGGTGTTTTTATTTTCTCTTCTCTACCTTTGGCGGACATAA
- a CDS encoding NAD(P)/FAD-dependent oxidoreductase, translated as MTSPVYQTVIVGGGFTGLFTALHLAHEHYPRSVILIDKNERFCFKPLLYEYFDGEMNAFQVVPRFSELLKGSGVIFIQDAVQSIDLHQKEVKLASGNSYNYSNLVLALGSVTGYHHVEGAKEHAFPFWTQADAIALDRHLRDCLQQAIQTKDPEQRRKLLTVVVVGGGASGVEMAATLADFLPRWYGSLGGKIWEIRVVIIHHGQVILEGDINDSLRPIAEKELQKRTVPIEIFTEAETTSVHPHEIEYKINNQVKKLPTSTTIWTAGTSIHPLIKDLPISQENRDEHDRPLVTRALQLLEFPEVFAGGDCAGVQDKSLPPTAQVAYQQGSDIARNLKALALEEKLKPSKVNIRGTLLKLGINDAAANLFNTLEVVGEPAHLIRQGTYLTLLPTPIHDFKATTEWLDENIFHHHLPFKMFFKKMCKYWHRLKLQF; from the coding sequence ATGACCAGCCCAGTTTATCAAACGGTGATTGTCGGTGGTGGCTTTACAGGACTATTTACAGCCTTACATTTAGCTCATGAACATTATCCTCGTTCTGTGATTTTGATTGATAAAAATGAGCGATTTTGTTTTAAGCCATTACTTTATGAATATTTCGATGGTGAGATGAATGCTTTTCAAGTAGTACCGCGTTTTTCTGAATTACTCAAAGGTAGCGGTGTCATCTTTATTCAAGATGCAGTTCAGTCCATAGACTTACATCAAAAGGAAGTTAAATTAGCTTCGGGAAACTCCTATAATTACAGCAACTTAGTGTTAGCTTTGGGCAGTGTTACTGGCTATCATCATGTTGAAGGAGCAAAAGAACACGCATTTCCTTTTTGGACACAAGCAGATGCGATCGCTCTTGATCGACATTTACGTGATTGTTTGCAACAAGCAATCCAAACCAAAGATCCAGAACAACGCCGGAAATTGCTCACAGTAGTAGTGGTTGGTGGTGGTGCAAGTGGTGTGGAAATGGCAGCGACTCTAGCTGATTTTCTCCCCCGTTGGTATGGGTCTTTAGGAGGAAAAATTTGGGAAATCCGTGTGGTAATTATCCATCATGGTCAAGTAATTCTTGAAGGTGATATTAATGATTCACTACGTCCAATTGCCGAGAAAGAATTGCAGAAACGCACTGTCCCCATTGAAATCTTTACGGAAGCAGAAACTACATCTGTTCACCCTCATGAAATTGAATATAAGATTAACAATCAAGTTAAGAAATTACCAACATCCACGACAATCTGGACTGCGGGAACTTCTATTCATCCCTTGATTAAAGACTTACCAATTTCTCAAGAAAATCGAGATGAACATGACCGTCCTCTGGTGACTCGCGCTTTGCAATTGCTGGAATTTCCAGAAGTTTTTGCAGGTGGTGACTGTGCAGGAGTTCAGGATAAATCGTTACCACCAACAGCCCAAGTAGCCTATCAACAAGGATCTGATATTGCTCGGAATTTGAAAGCACTGGCGTTAGAAGAAAAACTCAAACCCAGTAAGGTTAACATTCGCGGAACTCTCTTAAAGTTGGGGATAAATGATGCGGCTGCTAATCTTTTTAACACTTTGGAAGTTGTAGGAGAACCCGCTCACCTGATTCGTCAAGGAACTTATTTAACTTTGTTACCAACTCCAATTCATGACTTTAAAGCCACGACTGAATGGCTGGATGAAAATATATTTCACCATCATTTACCTTTCAAAATGTTTTTCAAAAAAATGTGCAAATATTGGCATCGTTTGAAGTTGCAATTCTAG